A DNA window from Cloacibacillus sp. contains the following coding sequences:
- a CDS encoding sugar transferase, producing the protein MYKSCLKRAIDIILSAAGLAILAIPMLAIAAAVKIDSRGPVLFWQKRSGIHKTTFMMPKFRTMYIETPANMPTHMLSDPDRWITPCGKFLRRTSLDELPQILCILTGTMSIIGPRPALWNQYDLIAERDKYGANDILPGLTGWAQINGRDELPIEVKAAYDGEYVKRMSFFFDCKCFFGTIACVLKKEGVVEGGTGTLQKLSGGEHRQ; encoded by the coding sequence ATGTACAAAAGCTGTCTGAAAAGAGCAATAGATATAATCCTCTCCGCCGCTGGTCTGGCGATACTAGCCATACCAATGCTGGCTATTGCCGCCGCTGTGAAGATAGATTCACGCGGCCCTGTGCTCTTCTGGCAGAAGCGTTCAGGAATACATAAAACTACCTTCATGATGCCGAAATTCAGGACTATGTATATAGAGACCCCCGCCAACATGCCGACCCATATGCTAAGCGACCCTGACCGGTGGATAACCCCCTGTGGAAAATTCCTGCGCAGGACAAGCCTCGACGAACTGCCGCAGATATTGTGCATCTTGACGGGAACGATGTCCATCATCGGCCCGCGTCCCGCGCTGTGGAACCAGTACGACCTCATCGCCGAGCGGGACAAATACGGCGCGAACGACATACTGCCGGGACTGACCGGCTGGGCGCAGATAAACGGCCGCGACGAACTGCCAATAGAGGTAAAAGCCGCCTATGACGGCGAATACGTAAAGAGAATGAGCTTCTTTTTCGACTGCAAATGCTTCTTCGGCACCATCGCCTGCGTGCTGAAAAAAGAGGGCGTCGTCGAGGGCGGAACGGGAACATTGCAAAAACTATCAGGCG